GTTTCATCTGAACCGCAATACAGGAAAGCAGGTGATAAGACCTTGGTAATAGATTGCCAGAAGGAGGAAATTCCGGAATTTCCAACTGTAGCACTTCCAATTGCCGCAATTCTCGGACTTGCTTTTATCTTCCAGAGAAGGAAGAATGAGTGAGGGTTGATCCCTTACTCCGTTTTCTCTTTTTAAAACTATTCTTTTTTTGACTCGTTTTCAAATTCAGGCGTAAGAACCTATATCTTTATATACATTGCAACGTGGAATACTGCTCGAACCTAATTGCATTTATTCCGGAGTTTACTATGAAACACTTTTTGATAATCGGTCACAAAGCCGTTACAAGCGGGGATTATTCCCTTAATGACATGCCCGGTTCAGCCGGAAGGATGGACATCCTTTGCAGGTGTGTCAGTTCTGCTTTTTTCTTATCTCATGATCTTCGCAGGGATGTCCAAATTCATTTGCTCCTGCTCGGAGAGCCACATCCGGGAAGGTATGTTAGATTTGAAGGGGAACATGTTCGCTACCTGAGTCCGGATGAAAGAAGCGCAGGTGCACTAATCAAAAAAGCATTACAAAAAGATGTTTCCAGTTTTGAAAGCCGTTCAACTCCTGGCGTGAATACCCGTACTGCCACTCTTAAGGAATTGCTTGATGAATTTTTGGAAAAGGGTTGTGAACTTGTGTATCTCAGGGAAGATGGTGATGATCTCAGAAGCACCGCAGATTTTGCGGAAGATACTGTTTTTATACTAGGTGATCATGTTGGGGTCACTGAAGAAGAAGAGAAACTAATACTGGATGCAGGAGCAAGACTTCTTTCCATAGGTCCCCTGTCACTGCATGCAAATCACTGTATTACAATAATTCACAACGAACTTGATCGCCGGGGAGGAGAGAAACAATGAGTATCCTTGAAATTGCAAAGAAGATTTTGCCGGAAGGCCCCATCTGTGATCACTGCATGGGAAGGCAGTTTGCAAACCTTTCCACAGGTCTTACAAATGATGAGAGGGGAAGAGCGGTCAAGCTTGCACTTGCAATGGAAGCTGATAAACTGAACAAGGATGAAGACGATAAATCCCTTCTGGAACAACTTTCTCCTTCAAGCCGCAATGCCAGACTTAGCCTTAAGGATTCAGGAAAAAAAGATGAACAATGCTGGGTTTGCCTTGGTATTTTTGACAGGGTTGAAGAGTGGGCAGACAGAGCCCTAAAGGCTGTTGAAGAAATTGAATACTCAACTTTTGTCGTTGGTACAAAGGTAAGTGGTCTTCTTTCTGAAAATGAGGAAATCCTCTGGGCTGAATCCGGTACAACCTATGGTGAACCTATAAAGAGCGAAATTAACCGGGAAGTCGGGAAACTGATAGCTGCAAAGAGCGGCAAAGAAGTGGATATCAAGAATCCTGATGTTGTTATAACTCTCGATATTGCAAAGGAAGTTGTTTACACTCAGATTCGTTCCATTTATATTGCAGGCCGATACAGGAAATTCATTCGCGGAATTCCGCAGACGCGCTGGCCATGTCGTAGCTGCCGTGGCAGGGGTTGTGAGAAATGCAACCAGACGGGACAGCAATATCCTGAATCAGTTGACGAACTGATTCGCGGACCTGTTATCAAAGCTACAAATGGTGAAGACACACGCTTCCATGGATCAGGCAGGGAGGATATTGATGCCCTTATGCTTGGAACAGGCCGGCCGTTTGTTGTGGAAGCTTTATCTCCCAAAATCCGTACTATCGATGTAGCTGCTATTCAGGACGAGATTAACCGTGAATCTGCAGGAAAAGTTGAGGTTGAAGGGCTCAAACTGGTCTCAAAAGATCTGATTCACGCATTAAAGAGCTCAAAGGCGGATAAAGTTTATAAGCTTAAAGTTACATTCAGTGACCCGGTTCCAGAGAACACTCTCCGATCAGCCGTTGAAAAACTCACAGGCTCACGGATTGAACAGCGAACCCCAAATCGCGTATCCCATCGTCGTGCGGATCTCGTAAGGGAACGAAATGTGCATTCCATGGAATTACTTGAGTACCATGATGAATACTCAATATTCAAAGTGGATTGCCAGGGTGGTTTGTATGTCAAGGAACTTGTTTCCGGGGATGAAAACCGAACATCTCCAAGTCTGACTGGTCTTATTGGTGTTCAGGCTCTTGTAGAAGAACTGGATGTCATTGACGTAAAAATAGATCTCTGAACCAAAATAAAAGCAAAATCACGTTTATCATCATATTGTGGAGGAAAATAGAATGCCTACATCCCATGGTCCAAAATGTTGTACCAGATACAAATTGAAGAAGACAGTAAGAGAAAGAGGACTCTCACCAATAAGCAGGGCTATTCAGGACTTTGCTGAAGGCCAGATGGTCCACATTGACATTGATCCAAGCGTACAGAAAGGAATGCCAAACCCCAAATTCCAGGGTAAGACCGGGAAAGTAGTTTCACAGCGCGGTCGTGCATACATCCTCCATGTACGTGAAGGCAATGCAACAAAAGAGGTTATTTCCCTTCCGGAACACCTCAAGCCACAGAAGTACTGACACTCCTATAGGAGCTTAAACAAAATTACTGGAAAGTTCGATAGATATATCTATCCGAACCTTCTCATAATAGATCAGCTTTCCGGATTTTGAATATCCGGATAACTGAACTTATACAATTACAGGGATGCGTGTACCCGATGATAGTAAAGGAAGTTCTTGAGGAAGAATTGCTCACATTACCGGAAGCCCGTGAGATCCTGGATGGGATCCTTCAGGAACGTACCGAACGTGATGAAGAGCTTGGTTACGAGTTCAGGAAAGCTGTAAACCATGCTGATCTTTTTTCCAAGACAACGGCTGCAAAAGCCAGGACGCTTGTTAACAAGCTTCTTGAAATGGAAAAAATGAAACCTGAAATCGCAATTCACATTGCTGATTTGATGCCTCTTTCAAGGGATGAAGTGAGATCTATTTATGCAAAAGAGCGCTTCACTCTCTCTGATGAGGAACTCGATACTATTCTCGAGTTGGTAATGGAAAATATGGAATAAATTTATATTCCATATGTTACCTTTTTTTGATATAACTTGGAGGATATGATGCACGCCAAGGGGAAAAAACCAGAGCGAGAAGAGTACGCATGGGTACTTGACTACTTACCTTACGGGAATCCGAATGACAGCAGGCCAACTTACCAGAAAAAGCCTCTTGTTCAGGGTGTCGGCGACAATCAGTTTGTGCTGATGGAATTGGTACCTAAGGAAGGCGTAGCTCCTGAAATCCAGTCAAGGGTTTACATTGGTGAAGGTGATCGTGAAGAGATCGATCATGTTAAACACCGCATTCATTATAATGACCTGAGCAGTGGCTCACAATTGGAGATTCCCTTTGTTCTTGAACAATCGGTAAAGCATCATGAAGAAAGATTTGTTAAATTCTTCAATGAAGCCCATCCCATCACAACCCGCCTCCATATGCTGGAATTGCTTCCGGGTATCGGTAAAAAGCTCATGTGGGCTATAATCGATGAGCGCAAAAAAGGGGAATTCAAGAGTTTTGCAGATCTTCATGAGCGCGTAGGTGCAATGCACACCCCTGAAAAGGTTGTTGTGAATCGTATTCTTGAAGAATTAAAGGATGACAACATCAAATATCGCCTTTTTACCCGTCCAATGCATCGCAGGCAAGACTGAAAGGGTGGGCTAATTGGTCCGGGATCTTCTTGTAAGATATGGGGTAACAGGCGGATCCCATGATCAACATTTTCTCATTGATGAGGACATTCTAGATCTGATAGCTGATGCTGCAAACCTTTCTAAAAACGATCACGTTCTTGAAATAGGTGGTGGAATTGGAAATCTTACACAACGCCTTCTTAAAAAGGCGGGAAAAGTCACTGTAATTGAATATGATCCATATCTTGTCGACGTTCTCAACGATCGATTTGGTGACATGGATAATTTTGAAGTTATTCACGGTGATGCAGTAAAAGTTGATTTGCCTTCCTTTAACAAGGTTGTTGCAAATCTACCATACTCTATTTCTTCTCCAATCACTTTTCGCCTTTTAAAACACGGTTTTGATCTGGCTGTTTTAATGTACCAGTATGAGTTTGCAAAACGCATGATATCGCCATCAGGCTCTAAGGAGTACGGAAGGCTTTCAGTTGGCATCCAGCACTACGCAGATGCGGATATCATTATCAAGATATCTCCCTCGGCTTTCAGTCCCCGGCCGGAAGTATGGTCAGCTGTAATTCGCCTTGAGCCACACAAATCTCCTTTCCCTGTCAAAGATGAGGAATTTTTCCTCAAACTTGTGGAGGCTGCCTTCTCACAGAGAAGAAAGAAGCTCAAGAATGCCATTTCCAGATCCATTCCCTCCGAAGAGAAGCAGTCCATCCTTAACCAGCTTCCTGAATCCCTGATGAGCAAAAGAGCTGAAGAGCTTTCCCCGGAAGATTTTGCATCCCTTGCAAACACAATTCTGGAATTAAAGGAAAAGGCAGGAGGAATCTAATGGCTTATGTGGTTTATAAGGGAGCCACGGTTTATTTTTCTGAAAATGTATATGAGCCAGCTGAAGATTCCTTTCTCCTTGCAGATGCCTGCATTGACTACATAAGAGACAACAGTCGTGTTCTGGAAATCGGGACAGGAAGTGGCTTTGTATCAGCCGTTATTCGTGCAAACAAGAAAAATGTAGATCTCATTGCTTCAGATTTAAATCCACATGCCCTCAATTGTGCAAAGAACAATAATGTTGAGGTCATACGCTCTGATTTATTTGGAGGCTTCAAGCCTGCACACCAATTTGATACAATTGTTTTTAATCCTCCATACCTGCCCACCGGGGACGATGAGCGCCTTCAAGGATGGATCAATTTTGCATTTGACGGAGGGGAAGATGGCAG
The window above is part of the Methanohalophilus levihalophilus genome. Proteins encoded here:
- the trmY gene encoding tRNA (pseudouridine(54)-N(1))-methyltransferase TrmY is translated as MKHFLIIGHKAVTSGDYSLNDMPGSAGRMDILCRCVSSAFFLSHDLRRDVQIHLLLLGEPHPGRYVRFEGEHVRYLSPDERSAGALIKKALQKDVSSFESRSTPGVNTRTATLKELLDEFLEKGCELVYLREDGDDLRSTADFAEDTVFILGDHVGVTEEEEKLILDAGARLLSIGPLSLHANHCITIIHNELDRRGGEKQ
- a CDS encoding tRNA pseudouridine(54/55) synthase Pus10, whose protein sequence is MSILEIAKKILPEGPICDHCMGRQFANLSTGLTNDERGRAVKLALAMEADKLNKDEDDKSLLEQLSPSSRNARLSLKDSGKKDEQCWVCLGIFDRVEEWADRALKAVEEIEYSTFVVGTKVSGLLSENEEILWAESGTTYGEPIKSEINREVGKLIAAKSGKEVDIKNPDVVITLDIAKEVVYTQIRSIYIAGRYRKFIRGIPQTRWPCRSCRGRGCEKCNQTGQQYPESVDELIRGPVIKATNGEDTRFHGSGREDIDALMLGTGRPFVVEALSPKIRTIDVAAIQDEINRESAGKVEVEGLKLVSKDLIHALKSSKADKVYKLKVTFSDPVPENTLRSAVEKLTGSRIEQRTPNRVSHRRADLVRERNVHSMELLEYHDEYSIFKVDCQGGLYVKELVSGDENRTSPSLTGLIGVQALVEELDVIDVKIDL
- a CDS encoding 50S ribosomal protein L21e: MPTSHGPKCCTRYKLKKTVRERGLSPISRAIQDFAEGQMVHIDIDPSVQKGMPNPKFQGKTGKVVSQRGRAYILHVREGNATKEVISLPEHLKPQKY
- a CDS encoding RNA polymerase Rpb4 family protein codes for the protein MIVKEVLEEELLTLPEAREILDGILQERTERDEELGYEFRKAVNHADLFSKTTAAKARTLVNKLLEMEKMKPEIAIHIADLMPLSRDEVRSIYAKERFTLSDEELDTILELVMENME
- a CDS encoding DUF655 domain-containing protein encodes the protein MHAKGKKPEREEYAWVLDYLPYGNPNDSRPTYQKKPLVQGVGDNQFVLMELVPKEGVAPEIQSRVYIGEGDREEIDHVKHRIHYNDLSSGSQLEIPFVLEQSVKHHEERFVKFFNEAHPITTRLHMLELLPGIGKKLMWAIIDERKKGEFKSFADLHERVGAMHTPEKVVVNRILEELKDDNIKYRLFTRPMHRRQD
- the rsmA gene encoding 16S rRNA (adenine(1518)-N(6)/adenine(1519)-N(6))-dimethyltransferase RsmA translates to MVRDLLVRYGVTGGSHDQHFLIDEDILDLIADAANLSKNDHVLEIGGGIGNLTQRLLKKAGKVTVIEYDPYLVDVLNDRFGDMDNFEVIHGDAVKVDLPSFNKVVANLPYSISSPITFRLLKHGFDLAVLMYQYEFAKRMISPSGSKEYGRLSVGIQHYADADIIIKISPSAFSPRPEVWSAVIRLEPHKSPFPVKDEEFFLKLVEAAFSQRRKKLKNAISRSIPSEEKQSILNQLPESLMSKRAEELSPEDFASLANTILELKEKAGGI
- a CDS encoding HemK2/MTQ2 family protein methyltransferase, with product MAYVVYKGATVYFSENVYEPAEDSFLLADACIDYIRDNSRVLEIGTGSGFVSAVIRANKKNVDLIASDLNPHALNCAKNNNVEVIRSDLFGGFKPAHQFDTIVFNPPYLPTGDDERLQGWINFAFDGGEDGRDTIRRFLSEVNQYLKPNGNMLLLVSSLTNPKEVIRLMNNEDFNVSTICEDSCFFEKLMVLHGKLDS